GCCGTCGACGATGCCGGAGGAGTTGCCTGGGTGGTGGACGCCGTTGCCTTCCTCGCGGAACGCGAGCGGCAGGCCAGCGAGCGTCTCGAGGTCGGTCTCTGGGCGCGGGTGTTCGTCCTGCTCGACGGTGATCGTCTCACGGGTCGGTTCACTCCCCGTTCGACTACCCGAGTCGCTTCCCGACTCGCTCTCTTCGCCATCTAGTGCAGTTTCGACGGGGACGACCTGGTCGTCGTAGTAACCTGCATCCCAGGCCTCACCCCACCGACGCTGGGAGTCGACGGCGAGTTCGTCGAGTTCCTCGCGGCTGAAGCCGTAGTTCTCCGCAATACGCTCTGCGCCCTCGCCCTGGTGAGTGACCTCGTCGAAGTACTCGAAGTAGGTGTCAGTGACGCCGTCGCCGTCAGAGCCCATCGGCTCGCGGGTCATGTGCTCGACGCCGCCGGCGACCAGCACGTCGTGCTGGCCGGCCATGACGTTCGCCGCGGCGAAGTTGACGGCCTGCTGGCCCGAGCCGCACATTCGGTTTAGCTGGACGCCGGGGACGCCGTCGCCCCAGCCGGCGACCATCGGCGCGAGACGACCGATGTTCGCGCCCTGCTCGCCGATCGGGGTGACGCAGCCGTAGATTACGTCCTCGACGACCTCGGGGTCGAACTTGTTTCGCTCCTCGAGTGCCTCGAGTGGTTTCGCTGCGAGATCCTGCGGGTGGGTGTCACGGAAGGAGCCGTCGCGCTTGGCGAACGGCGTTCGCACTGCGTCGACGATAACTGCCTCGTGCATGTGTGTGCGTCACAGTATTTCAGCGAGTACTATAGACGTTCCGAACGGCCAACTACTCCGGCATTCGTACGCGCTCACTCCCACTCCTCGCCGATCCCTCGCAACGCGAACGGCCCAGCCGGCAGATTGTAGCCCTTCTCGAGTGCTGTATCCACCTGGGCTTCCGTGGCGATTCCCTCGTCGACGATTTTCTGTGCCTCCTCGCGCATCGCCGCGTGACAGCGGTTGGCGACGAAGCCGTAGGAGCCCGGGTCGTCGTCGATCGTAATTCGCGTCTTTCCGAGCTCGTCGACGAGGTCCTCGGCGCGGTCGACGACCGCCTGATCGGTTTCCGGTGCCTCGACGATTTCGACCATCGACATGATCGGAACCGGATTGAAGAAGTGCGTGACGGCGACCCGCGAGGGATCCGAGACGGCGTTCGCAATTGCGGTGACCGAGAAGCCGCTCGTGTTCGAGTACAGCGGCTGGTCGTCGGTCACCGAATCGAGTTCGCGGAACACCTGTCCCTTGATCGCGAGGTCTTCGGTAACGGCTTCGATGACGAATTCCGTGCCTGCGGCCGCCTCTTCCATGTCCGTCGTGAACGAGATCCGATCGAGGATGTCCGCTTTCTCGTCCTCGTCGAGGTAGCCGCCCTCGACAGCGTCGTCGAGGCCGTAGTTTCCAGCGATGAGCCGATCCCGTGCTTCGTCTACCAACTCGTCCGATAGTTCGCGAACGCGAACCTCGTAGCCAGCCCGCGCGAGCACCTGCGCGATTCCCGCCCCCATGATCCCGCCGCCGATCACTGCAACTGGTCCCTGTGACATGCTACCGACACCACTGTGTGTTCTGTTAACGTTTTTGGTCGCGGCGCAGATCCGCCGGTGGGCGTACGCTTATGGGGTCGTTGTTCGAATCTCACGACAATGGCTACACGCTCCGCAACGATCCGTCGCGACCGAGGTGCGTCGAATGCCGACTAAGCCGCTGGCCAAACTCGAGTCCATGGTCGGCGAGTCGAAGCAGACTGTCGAAAGCTTCCGGATCGAGGCGGGGAAAGTCGACGAGTTCGCTCGGGCGATCACGGACACGAACTCGGTGTTCAGAGACGAAACCGTCGCACGAGAGCGCGGGTTCGACGCAATTCCGGCACCACTGACGTTCCCACGTGTCAAACGATTTCCGCGCTATCAGGTCGGCGCTGACGCCGAGATGGACGAACGCGAGGAGGGTCACTACGGCTTCGACCTCGGCTTTCGACCGGAGTACGTCCTCCACGGCGAACAGGCCTACGAGTACGAACGGCCGCTGCTCGTCGGCGACGTACTGACCGGCGAGACGACGCTCGCCGAGGTCTACCAGCGCGACGGCGGCCGCGCCGGTACGATGACCTTCGCTGTACTCGAGACGGCCTACCGTGACCAGTCGGGCGAGCTCGTGCTCACCGACCGGGCGACGGCGATCGAAACAGAGGGTGCGGTCGACGATGGTGGCGGCGAGGAGACATCCGCTGGTGACGCAGCGACCACTCACGAGTCCGAACCTGAGCCACATCCCGTCGACCGTCCGCAATCTACGGCCGTACTCGAGTCCGGCCAAGCCGGCCCGACCGTCGTCGCCCCCGACCTCGAGCGGCGCGACTTCGTCAAGTACGCCGGTGCGAGTGGGGATTTCAATCCGATTCACTACGACGAGCCCTACGCGACGGCGGCGGGCAACGAGAGCGTCTTCGGCCAGGGAATGTTTACGGCTGGCGTCGCCTCCCGCGTCGTGACGGACTGGTTCGGCCGCGAGACGATTTCGTCGTTCGGCGTGCGGTTTCAGTCGCGTGTCTTCCCCGGCGAGACCATCGTTGCGACGGGTGAAGTCGAGTCGGTGTCGCAGGGCGAAACTGTCGACGTGACGCTCGAAGCCGCGACGCCGGGAGGGAAGACACTTCTGACCGGGACTGCGACGGCGGATCTGTCGCGGTCGAACGACCGGTGATTGTGGGAGCGGTAGCAGCATCGGCAGCAGCACCGGCAGCAATAGCAGCAGTAGCACCTTTTCACCAAAACTGGCGTCGAAACGACGACAGTGGCCCTCGTCAGTCGGCCGCAGTTTCCGCCTCGAGTGCTGCCCGAACATCACCGTACTGGTCGAAGCGCTCGGCACCGATGTAATCGATCGTATCCTGGAGATACTGGACAAGCTGGTGGCCGATCCGATCCGGATCGTAGCCCTCGAACGGCTGGTCGTCGTAGAGTGGGTCGCTCAACAACCGATTCTCGACGTACTCTTCCATTCGCGGCTCGTAGACATCGGCGACGATATCGGGTTCGGCAATCGCGAGCTGTTTCATCACCCAGCGGCCGTTCTCGATGTGACGAGTTTCGTCCTGTCGCACCTTGCCGATGGCCTGCTGGAACGACTCGAGTACGGAGTCTCTGCCCATCTGAGTTGCCTTCAGTTCGATCATCTGGTCGAAACTGAGGTAGCCCCCGCGGGCGAGTTGCGCCTCGACGATGCCCATGTAGTTGAGGTAGGCTTCACCGAGGCTGTAGACGAGCTCGGTCCGGTCTCCGCTGTTGACCGCCGCGAGGAGGTCGTCTGCGGTGTCGTAGAGGTCGTCCGTACTGTACCCCTGTTCCTGATAGCCGCCCTCGCGGTAGGGCGCGGTGTTCTGTGTGCCGAAGACTTCCTCGAAGTACCGACTGAAGAGGTCAGTGTGCTTGGCCTCCTCGTAGACCTGCTGGGCGAGGTACATTTCCTCCTGAACGGTGTCGAAGGGGAGCTCGTCGTTCGGGAGCGCGTCGAGTGCCATCATGTACGGCGCGAGCGTCCGCGTCACGTCTTCTTCGCCGTCGTAGAAGCCAGAACACGTCGCGAGAAAGCGGTGTTGTTCGGCCTCCGAGAACTGCTCCCAATCTTCGCGGTCCTGCGTCAGGTCGTAGTCGTCCGGATCCCAGGTTCCCTCACGCTTTCCCTTCCGGTACAGTTCGTAGGACTTCTCGCGATTACTGTAGTCGATCGGCATGTGAGATTATGACGTACTCCCGGAAGATAACTGTTCGTCTGACGTTCGCGATTCGATGGTTGTTCCGCAGGAGAGTTGCAGCTTAGTCTTCCGAACCCGGTTCGACCGAGTCACGGGAGTCGTGAGAATCGCGAGAATCGCGAGAATCGTGAGCGCCGTGAGCGCCGTGAGCGCCGTGAGCGCCGTGAGCATCGTCTCGAGTACCCTCGCTATCAGCACCGAGGGGACCTGCTGCGGAGGTGTCCTCGTGATCGACGCGATCAACACGCTCGTGGGCGTCGAGCGAGGTCATCGTCAGATAGACTTGGCTGGGATCACGCTTTCGGAGCCGATACTGATAGTAGCCGTACGCGAGCACGAACCAGCCGAGTAGGACGAGACCGACAATCGGTTGCTGAAGCAACGTGATCACCCAGAAGCTGGCAGTCGTGATCGCGCCGCCGACGACAGCGAGCAGCAGGCCGCGCGAACGCCGAAGCCGGAACGGCGCATTCGCGTAGTGCTCGGGAAACTCTCGGGGCAGATTCCAGAGTCCAACGGCACAGAAGAAGTACGCGGTGAGACTCGCCAGACCGATAAACGTCGAGAGACCAACAATTTCGCCCGCGATAGGAACGAGCAAGAACGGCGGCAGGCCGAGGGCGAGAACCGAGACGTGCGGCGTGTCGAATCGGGGATGAATGCGGGAGAACGATTCGGGGAGGATACCGTCCCGGCTAGCTCGCATGAGCGTCCGCGAGAAAACGAGTAGTGTCGTGTTGACTGTCGTGACGACGGCGAAGATCGCACCCGCGGCGATGACGTACTCGCCCCACCAGGGCAGGTAGACCGACACCACTAGCGCGAGGTCCGCCTCCCCGCCGAGTTGCGTGTAGGGAACGACGCCAACGAGGACGGCGATAAGCGCGACGTAGACGACCGCGACGATACCGATACCGAGCCCGAGCACGAGCGGAATCGTCCGTTTCGGGTCGTCGATCTCCTCGCCGAGTTCGATCAGGAGGCCGAAGCCGAGGAAGGGGTAAAAGAGCGCGACGACGGCGAGCGCAAACGCACCGTAGTCCGGGAAGAACGGAGCGTAGTTCGCGGTATCAACTGCGGTCGCGCCGGGGACGATGAACGTGAGCAACGCGAGCAGCAGGCCGACGAAGAAGACGAGTTGCACCTGTGCGACGAGTCGGAGGCCGACGACGTTGATGAACAGCGTGAACGCGAGCAGGCCGTAGATGAGCGCGAGTGGCGAAACGTCGAAGAAAATCTGCGTGTACTCGGCGAAGCCGGTCGCCGTGATGAGCAGCGAGGCCCAGGCGACCAGCGGAATCGTAACTGGGACGAGAAACCCCCAGAACGGCGCGACGAGCCGCGAGATGTAGACGTAGAGGCCACCCGCGACGGGCATCGCCGAACCAAGCAGTGCGTTGTACAACACGACGAACGCTGCCGGAATCGCCGCCAGTAGCGCCGCCACCACGATCGCCGGACCGGCGTCGCCGGCAAGCGGGCCGGGCAACACGAAGATCGGCACCGCGATCGCGTTCCCAACCAGGAGCGCGAGCACACCGAGTAAACCAACGTTCGAGGACAACGTCTCCGATCCGTCCGCACTCGAACTCGAGTTGCTCATTCGCCTGACTCTCGAGTCCCCTGTCGCTGGCGAAGTCGGTAGGAGCGATACTGCCGTCCGACGGCGAAGCCGGCGAGTGCGCCAACGAACGGCAGGATGACGAGCAACAGCGCACTCGTCAACATTCCGGCCACGACGCCGCTCGCGAGCCCGAAGACCAGTCCACCCTCTGGATACTGTGCAGCCGCAATCTCGCGTTCGACCCCATCCATCTCCGATGGGACGTCCCGGAATCGTCCGATCGACATGGTGTGGGTAACCACACCATGCCCCAAGTAGGTATCGCCCCGCTCCACCCGGTGCGAGGAGCCTGGAGGGATGGCTTCAGCGAGAAGGGGACTCGAGTACCAGCGCGAAAAGTGCGCTCCGAGAGGAAAGCAGGCAGCAACAGCGAAACGGGCGAACGGACCACAGGAGCGAGTTCGGTTAAATCAGTTCGCGTGCGATCGTCCGCTTCTGAATTTCGTCCGTCCCTTCGAAGATGCGGAAGACACGCGCAGAGCGGTAGTTGCGTTCGATCGGGAGTTCTTTCATGTATCCCGCGCCGCCGTGGACCTGCATGGCGATGTCCGCCGCCTTGTTCGCGAGTTCTGCGCCGCGGAGTTTCGCCATGGACTCTTCCTTGCGGGCGCGATCGCCGTTGTCCATCTTCCAGGCGGCGTAGCGGTAGAGCTGACGGGTCTGCTCGATGTCCGTCGCGAGGTCGGCAAGCTGGAAGGAGACGCCCTGCCGATGGCCGATTGGCTTGTCGAACGTTTCGCGGTCGCGGGCGTACTCCACGGACATGTCGAGCAGGTACTGGGCTGTCCCGACCGAGTTCGCGGCGATGTTGATCCGGCCGCCGCCGATCCAGCTCATCGCTGCCGTGAATCCCTGGTCGACCTCGCCGAGGATCTGGTCCTCGCCGACGCGGCAATCGTCGAAGTGGAGTTCGGCGTGTTGGCCGGGCGTCATCCCCATCGATCGGTGAATCGTTCCGACCTCGAAGCCCGGATTGTCGGCCTCGACGAGGAAGCA
The DNA window shown above is from Natrialba magadii ATCC 43099 and carries:
- a CDS encoding thiolase family protein; this encodes MHEAVIVDAVRTPFAKRDGSFRDTHPQDLAAKPLEALEERNKFDPEVVEDVIYGCVTPIGEQGANIGRLAPMVAGWGDGVPGVQLNRMCGSGQQAVNFAAANVMAGQHDVLVAGGVEHMTREPMGSDGDGVTDTYFEYFDEVTHQGEGAERIAENYGFSREELDELAVDSQRRWGEAWDAGYYDDQVVPVETALDGEESESGSDSGSRTGSEPTRETITVEQDEHPRPETDLETLAGLPLAFREEGNGVHHPGNSSGIVDGSSAILIASREAAEEHGWEPMARIVQTEVVGVDPITMLTGPIPATEGVLEKADMELEEIDLFEVNEAFASVVAAWLEETGVSWEQVNVNGGAIAHGHPLGGTGAMLLTKLAHELERTGKDTALSTMCIGFGQGVATIIERV
- a CDS encoding 3-hydroxyacyl-CoA dehydrogenase family protein, which gives rise to MSQGPVAVIGGGIMGAGIAQVLARAGYEVRVRELSDELVDEARDRLIAGNYGLDDAVEGGYLDEDEKADILDRISFTTDMEEAAAGTEFVIEAVTEDLAIKGQVFRELDSVTDDQPLYSNTSGFSVTAIANAVSDPSRVAVTHFFNPVPIMSMVEIVEAPETDQAVVDRAEDLVDELGKTRITIDDDPGSYGFVANRCHAAMREEAQKIVDEGIATEAQVDTALEKGYNLPAGPFALRGIGEEWE
- a CDS encoding FAS1-like dehydratase domain-containing protein; translated protein: MPTKPLAKLESMVGESKQTVESFRIEAGKVDEFARAITDTNSVFRDETVARERGFDAIPAPLTFPRVKRFPRYQVGADAEMDEREEGHYGFDLGFRPEYVLHGEQAYEYERPLLVGDVLTGETTLAEVYQRDGGRAGTMTFAVLETAYRDQSGELVLTDRATAIETEGAVDDGGGEETSAGDAATTHESEPEPHPVDRPQSTAVLESGQAGPTVVAPDLERRDFVKYAGASGDFNPIHYDEPYATAAGNESVFGQGMFTAGVASRVVTDWFGRETISSFGVRFQSRVFPGETIVATGEVESVSQGETVDVTLEAATPGGKTLLTGTATADLSRSNDR
- a CDS encoding R2-like ligand-binding oxidase, which gives rise to MPIDYSNREKSYELYRKGKREGTWDPDDYDLTQDREDWEQFSEAEQHRFLATCSGFYDGEEDVTRTLAPYMMALDALPNDELPFDTVQEEMYLAQQVYEEAKHTDLFSRYFEEVFGTQNTAPYREGGYQEQGYSTDDLYDTADDLLAAVNSGDRTELVYSLGEAYLNYMGIVEAQLARGGYLSFDQMIELKATQMGRDSVLESFQQAIGKVRQDETRHIENGRWVMKQLAIAEPDIVADVYEPRMEEYVENRLLSDPLYDDQPFEGYDPDRIGHQLVQYLQDTIDYIGAERFDQYGDVRAALEAETAAD
- a CDS encoding APC family permease, producing the protein MSNSSSSADGSETLSSNVGLLGVLALLVGNAIAVPIFVLPGPLAGDAGPAIVVAALLAAIPAAFVVLYNALLGSAMPVAGGLYVYISRLVAPFWGFLVPVTIPLVAWASLLITATGFAEYTQIFFDVSPLALIYGLLAFTLFINVVGLRLVAQVQLVFFVGLLLALLTFIVPGATAVDTANYAPFFPDYGAFALAVVALFYPFLGFGLLIELGEEIDDPKRTIPLVLGLGIGIVAVVYVALIAVLVGVVPYTQLGGEADLALVVSVYLPWWGEYVIAAGAIFAVVTTVNTTLLVFSRTLMRASRDGILPESFSRIHPRFDTPHVSVLALGLPPFLLVPIAGEIVGLSTFIGLASLTAYFFCAVGLWNLPREFPEHYANAPFRLRRSRGLLLAVVGGAITTASFWVITLLQQPIVGLVLLGWFVLAYGYYQYRLRKRDPSQVYLTMTSLDAHERVDRVDHEDTSAAGPLGADSEGTRDDAHGAHGAHGAHGAHDSRDSRDSHDSRDSVEPGSED